In the genome of Chloroflexota bacterium, the window GGGCGGACGCGAACGCCCGCGCCAACGCGACGCGCCGCCGCATCCCGGCCGAGAGCCGGCCGCACGGTTCGCCGGCCACCGACGCTGCGCCGATCCTCTCGAGCAGGCGTATTGCATGGGCCGGATCGCTGCGGGCGAGCCGGGCGGAGAGGGTGAGGTGCTCGAAGGGGGTGAGTTCGTCGTAGAGCCCCGACGCGTGTCCGACGTGGGCGACCCGCGGGCGCGCGGCGGGGGCAGCGCCTGTCCATCGAACCGCTCCAGCCGTCGGCGAGGTCAGCCCGGCGACGATTCGGAGGAGCGTCGACTTGCCTGATCCGTTGGCGCCGATCAGGAGAACGAACTCACCCGCGCCGGCATCGAGATCAACCCGCCAGAGCGCCACGGTCCGCCCGAAGAGCTTCGAGACACCTCGCAGCTCCAGGCACAGACCGGCGGACGGGTTGTGGGACATCGCGGCAGGACCTCGGCATTACGACGTGGCCGTAGTATACGGGCCGCCGACCCCTGGACCCCACCGCTCATTCCCAGCCCTTCCCATGGCGCGTGCGCCGAGACGGCGGGCTCAGGCGAGTGGGGGGAGTCCGCTTAGATGACAGGCCAGCACGACGATCGCGATGGTGGCACCGGGAAGCCACTCGTACGGAAGGCAAGGCGCGTCCACCTGCGCGGCCCCATTCGCGAGCGCGACGAGAGTCCGCAGGCGCTGCGCCGACACGGCGGCGAACGAGACGCCGAGGGCGAGGCTGGAGTCCGCCTTGAGGAGCGCGCTCGCGAGCGCAGACGGGTCCGCCCCACGGCGAAGCGCGGCCGCGTCGGCCTCCTCCTCGAGATCGGTGAGTCGGGCCAGCAACACGGTCCGCGCGGTTGCCGAGCGACCAACCATCGTCAGCCAGGCTTCGAGCGCGGCAGCCCGGAGCGGCGCGAATGTTCGCCGGTGGTGGTCCTCATGGAGGAGGACGGCTCGCAGCTCCTCCGTATCGAGGGTCTCTATCAGCTCGTCCCCGACATAGATCTGCGGTCGGATCGCGCCAAGGACAAACGCGTGCCGGCCCCCACCTCGGACGACCCGGCACGCCACCCCTGCCGCGGCGATAGGGGCGGACCGACCAGCGAGGGCCCGCGCGAGGCGGCGCCCACGGAGCGTCTCTCGGAGCGCGACGACGATCCAGATCGCGAGCACCGCGACGCTCGAGGCTTCGCCCGCCAGCATCGGGTCGCCACCCGCCCGGGGAACGACAGCCAAGCAGAT includes:
- the ccmA gene encoding heme ABC exporter ATP-binding protein CcmA, which gives rise to MSHNPSAGLCLELRGVSKLFGRTVALWRVDLDAGAGEFVLLIGANGSGKSTLLRIVAGLTSPTAGAVRWTGAAPAARPRVAHVGHASGLYDELTPFEHLTLSARLARSDPAHAIRLLERIGAASVAGEPCGRLSAGMRRRVALARAFASAPDAILLDEPLAALDEAGVAAVLDLIDEATRAGRLVLAAAPSDARLHVMAARTVALVDGRALRSLPPSTVRTEQIDAG
- a CDS encoding M48 family metalloprotease — encoded protein: MAVVPRAGGDPMLAGEASSVAVLAIWIVVALRETLRGRRLARALAGRSAPIAAAGVACRVVRGGGRHAFVLGAIRPQIYVGDELIETLDTEELRAVLLHEDHHRRTFAPLRAAALEAWLTMVGRSATARTVLLARLTDLEEEADAAALRRGADPSALASALLKADSSLALGVSFAAVSAQRLRTLVALANGAAQVDAPCLPYEWLPGATIAIVVLACHLSGLPPLA